The DNA region AGATGTAGATATAGTATGGATGAGTGATGAACCTTTAACAAAATCAAAATCTTATTATATTAAAAGAGCTACAACTTTTACATCTGGTAGTGTAGAATCATTTTATTATAAAACTGATGTAAATACACTTGAAAAAGATGAAAATGCAAGTGTATTAAATCTAAATGAAATTGCACATGTTAAACTTAATTTAGAACAAGATATTGCTTTTGATTCTTATGAGAAAAATAAAACTATGGGAAGTTTTATAATTATTGATAGAGTTTCAAACAATACAGTTGGTGCAGGAATGATAAGAAATAAATCAAAAGAGCAAACAACTACAAATTCTAATTACTCTGATTTTGAAATTGAGTTTAATGCTTTAGTTAGAAAACATTTTCCTCATTGGGATGCAAAAGTTATAAAATAGGTATTTTGATGAAAAAAATAGATTTCCAAGAAATAGAGAGAATTAAAGATGAAAAAAGTTCAATAGATGTCTTAGCAGACATCTACTTGTACGCTGTATTAGGTGAACCTGTAAGTGATGATGATATTGAAAGATTTAAATGGTATGGATTAACTTTACAAAAAAAAGAAAAATCAAATCTCTATTTCACGCTAAAAGTAAAAATTTTAAATGCAAAATTGACAATAAAACAAATTGATGTCCTTACAAAGATTTCAAAAGAGTTTGCAAATGGAAGTGCAAGATTTGTAGCAAGACAAAATATAGAATTTGATAATATTAAAATTTTTGATATTCCTGCAATTTTTAATCTATTAAATAGTGTAAATTTACACTCAATTTTTGCAAGTGGCCATGTCCCAACAAATATTATGTCTTGTCCTATAAATGGATATAATAAAAATCAAACAACTGATGTTTCAGATATTGTTTTAAAATTAAATAAAGATTTTGAAGGGAATAAAAACTTTTCTAACCTTCCAAATGAATTAAAAATAATAGTTGATGGTTGTGGTTGTGTAGGACAAAATTGTGAAGATAATGATCTATTTTTTAAAGCAATTAAGAGTTCAAATGGTAAAATTCAATTTAAAGTTAATGTTAGTGATACAAATGATATAAAAACTATTGGATTTGTAGCACCATCACAAGTTATTCCTCTTGCAAAAGTAGTTGCTAAAATATATAGAGATTTTGGTAAAAGAGGAGATGAGAAACATTCTAAGCTTGCTTATCTAGTTGAAGATTGGGGTATAGATAAATTTATTTATATTATTCAATCTGAACTTACGTTTAAAATAAAAGAGTCTTATGACTATATTGATACAAAAAAAGAGTTTGAAAACTACAATGGTATTTTTGAAAGTAATAAAAAAGACTTTAGTTTTCTAGGATTTGAATTATCAAATAAAAATATAAACTCAAATGGTTTAGAAAAACTATTTACTATTTTAAAAAGTCATAATGCCACAACAATAAAAATAACTCCAAAAGAGAATATTATTGTTTTAGATGTTCCAAATATAAATGCAAGTTCTCTTGAAAAAGAATTAAAAAAGAATTTTTAAGTTGATGTTTCTATAACGTGATTAATAAATCAAAATAAAAGATGGTTAATGAAAAAAGATCTATTTAGAAAAATACTAGATTCTAAAGATATAAAAAAACATATTATTGGTCAACATAAAAATTTGTATTTTGATTATACAGCTTCAGGATTAGCATTTGAGCCAATTGAAGCCCGTATTAATGAAGTTTTACAAACATATGCAAATACACACTCAAAAGAAGCTTCTATGGCAAATACAACCAATAACTATTTTGAAGAAGCAAGAGAAAATCTAAAAAGAATGTTTGAATTAGATGGTGAGTTTACAATCTTACCAAATGGCTGTGGAGCAACAGCAGCAATAAAACATTTTCAAGAAATTATGGGGATTTATATTCCTCCTGCAACAAAACAAAGATTTAACATACAAGTAGATAAATCTAAACTTCCTTTAGTTTTAGTGGGACCATATGAACACCATTCGAATGATGTAAGTTTTAGAGAAGCATTATGTGAAAAGATTAGAATTAATCTTGATAAAAATGGTCTTGTAGATTTAAATCATTTAGAAGAACTTCTAAAGAAAAATAAACATAGAGAAATTATAGGAAGTTTTTGTATTGCTTCAAATGTTACAGGAATTATAAGTGATTATAAAAATATATCAAAATTACTTAGAAAATATAATGCTATTGTTTGTTTTGATGCAGCAGCAAGTTCTCCTTATATGAATGTTCCATGTGAATATTATGATGCAATGTTTGTATCTCCTCATAAATTACTTGGAGGTCCTGGAAGTTGTGGTTTATTATTAATTAGAAAAAGTCTAGTTGATAGTAATATAAGTCCAACATTTGCAGGTGGAGGAACAGTTTTATATGTAAATAAAGATACGCAAGAGTATGATAAAAAAATTGAAAATAGAGAAAATGCTGGGACACCTGGTATATTACAATTTATAAGAGCATCTTTAGCTTATCAATTAAGAAATGAAATTGGTTTTGAATATATAAAACAAAAAAAAGAAAAACTAACAAAATATTTCATAAAACAATTAAAAAGAGTACCAAATATTACAGTTTATGGAAATTTAGAAGCTTCAAATATTGGTATAGTATCTTTTAATATAAAAGATTTAAGTCCTTATGATTTATGTGCAAGATTATCAAATATTTTTGGTGTTCAAACAAGAGCTGGTTGTTCTTGTGCAGGTCCATATGGACATGATTTATTAGGAATAGAAAAAATTGATTTAGCAAATAAGCCAGGTTGGGTAAGAGTATCTATTCATTATACAATGGAAAAAGAAGATATTGATAATCTTCTAACTGCCATAAAAGATAGTATCAAATGATACTACCTTTTTAAACCTCTTTTATTTTATCTAATATTTCAAATACTTTAATAATATTTGATTCTACTACTTGTGTTTGATTTAATAACTCTTCATTAGATTTTCCTTCTGCAAATAAATCAACAACTTTTTGTACTTCTTCATGTACTTTTTTATGTAAAGTTTTTAATTCTTGCCATTGTGGTGTTTGAGCAAAAGTTTCATTATCATTAGCTTTTATCCATTTTCCAAGATCACACTCATGATAGTGCTTTACACTAAATTTATT from Malaciobacter molluscorum LMG 25693 includes:
- a CDS encoding nitrite/sulfite reductase → MKKIDFQEIERIKDEKSSIDVLADIYLYAVLGEPVSDDDIERFKWYGLTLQKKEKSNLYFTLKVKILNAKLTIKQIDVLTKISKEFANGSARFVARQNIEFDNIKIFDIPAIFNLLNSVNLHSIFASGHVPTNIMSCPINGYNKNQTTDVSDIVLKLNKDFEGNKNFSNLPNELKIIVDGCGCVGQNCEDNDLFFKAIKSSNGKIQFKVNVSDTNDIKTIGFVAPSQVIPLAKVVAKIYRDFGKRGDEKHSKLAYLVEDWGIDKFIYIIQSELTFKIKESYDYIDTKKEFENYNGIFESNKKDFSFLGFELSNKNINSNGLEKLFTILKSHNATTIKITPKENIIVLDVPNINASSLEKELKKNF
- a CDS encoding aminotransferase class V-fold PLP-dependent enzyme encodes the protein MKKDLFRKILDSKDIKKHIIGQHKNLYFDYTASGLAFEPIEARINEVLQTYANTHSKEASMANTTNNYFEEARENLKRMFELDGEFTILPNGCGATAAIKHFQEIMGIYIPPATKQRFNIQVDKSKLPLVLVGPYEHHSNDVSFREALCEKIRINLDKNGLVDLNHLEELLKKNKHREIIGSFCIASNVTGIISDYKNISKLLRKYNAIVCFDAAASSPYMNVPCEYYDAMFVSPHKLLGGPGSCGLLLIRKSLVDSNISPTFAGGGTVLYVNKDTQEYDKKIENRENAGTPGILQFIRASLAYQLRNEIGFEYIKQKKEKLTKYFIKQLKRVPNITVYGNLEASNIGIVSFNIKDLSPYDLCARLSNIFGVQTRAGCSCAGPYGHDLLGIEKIDLANKPGWVRVSIHYTMEKEDIDNLLTAIKDSIK